In Streptomyces sp. TS71-3, the following proteins share a genomic window:
- a CDS encoding DUF3499 domain-containing protein, with the protein MSPVRRCSRTACGRPAVATLTYVYADSTAVLGPLATYAEPHCYDLCAEHSERLTAPRGWEVVRLADTSGPTRPSGDDLEALANAVREAARPQERAAEAGGGARQADPMEVARRGHLRVLRSPDN; encoded by the coding sequence GTGAGCCCTGTACGTCGCTGTTCGCGCACCGCCTGCGGCCGGCCTGCCGTTGCGACGCTGACGTACGTCTACGCCGACTCCACGGCCGTTCTGGGCCCCCTGGCCACCTACGCCGAGCCGCACTGCTACGACCTCTGCGCCGAGCACTCCGAGCGCCTGACGGCCCCGCGCGGCTGGGAGGTCGTCCGGCTGGCCGACACCTCGGGCCCGACCCGCCCCAGCGGCGACGACCTCGAAGCGCTCGCCAACGCGGTACGGGAAGCGGCCCGCCCCCAGGAGCGCGCCGCGGAGGCGGGTGGTGGCGCCCGCCAGGCCGACCCCATGGAGGTGGCCCGCCGCGGTCACCTGCGCGTCCTGCGCTCGCCCGACAACTGA
- a CDS encoding Trm112 family protein has protein sequence MPLESGLLDILACPACHAPLTEDQDQEATDSELRCTGQDCGLVYPVRDGIPVLLVDEARRPE, from the coding sequence ATGCCCCTCGAATCCGGCCTCCTGGACATCCTCGCGTGCCCGGCCTGTCACGCCCCGCTCACAGAGGACCAGGACCAGGAAGCCACCGACAGCGAACTGCGCTGCACAGGCCAGGACTGCGGCCTTGTCTACCCCGTCCGGGACGGCATCCCCGTCCTGCTGGTGGACGAGGCCCGCCGCCCCGAGTAG
- a CDS encoding DUF5719 family protein: MNRTTLSLIAGATGLVVITGLAALTAPDGSADGTGGSAARRPVERSSLLCPSPGASDLADTTYTSFTPGSASGAAKGSAQLFAAGGQSDDSGGASGSGSGKDDKAGKDGKAGKDDAKSGDKASGKAGGAAAKPVLTGTGPGKPATADADGADQPALIGSADGAMAPGWTVQQTTQVPAGDGRGIYGLNCSAPDTDFWFPGASTADDRTDYVHLTNPDDSAAVADIDLYGKGGAIKSDVGEGIQVGPHQSVPVLLSTLTDRPEDNLTVHVTVRSGRVSAALQAADAHLGGDWLPAAGTPATTQVLPGIPKDATSARLVAFAPGEDDADLNVKFVSPTGSITPAGHETLHVKSGMTAAVDLGDITRGEAGTLMLTPSGSEGRAVPVVAALRVVRGKGGDQESAFIPATAPVGERATAVDNHAKGTTLSLTAPHGAVQVRVTSSAGSGGGSPASKTYTVKAGTTLAVQPSAPGGLKGTYALTVEPVSGGPLYASRTLELPYDGIPMFTVQPLPDDHGMVEVPKAGEDLSILQR; this comes from the coding sequence GTGAACCGCACCACCCTCTCCCTGATCGCCGGGGCGACGGGACTCGTCGTCATCACCGGACTCGCGGCCCTCACCGCGCCCGACGGCTCGGCCGACGGCACCGGGGGCTCCGCGGCACGGCGGCCCGTCGAACGCAGCAGCCTGCTCTGCCCCTCGCCCGGTGCCTCGGACCTCGCCGACACCACGTACACGTCCTTCACGCCGGGCTCCGCGAGCGGCGCGGCCAAGGGCTCCGCCCAACTTTTCGCCGCGGGCGGCCAGTCGGACGACTCCGGCGGGGCGTCGGGCTCCGGCAGCGGCAAGGATGACAAGGCCGGAAAAGACGGCAAGGCCGGCAAGGACGACGCCAAGTCCGGTGACAAGGCGTCAGGCAAGGCCGGCGGGGCGGCCGCCAAACCGGTGCTGACCGGCACGGGGCCCGGCAAGCCGGCCACCGCGGACGCCGACGGCGCCGACCAGCCCGCGCTGATCGGTTCCGCCGACGGCGCCATGGCCCCCGGCTGGACCGTGCAGCAGACCACCCAGGTCCCCGCGGGCGACGGCCGCGGCATCTACGGCCTGAACTGCTCGGCGCCCGACACGGACTTCTGGTTCCCGGGCGCGAGCACCGCCGACGACCGCACGGACTACGTCCACCTCACCAACCCGGACGACTCCGCGGCCGTCGCCGACATCGACCTGTACGGCAAGGGCGGCGCCATCAAGTCGGACGTCGGCGAGGGCATCCAGGTCGGGCCGCACCAGAGCGTCCCCGTGCTGCTGTCGACGCTCACCGACCGGCCCGAGGACAACCTCACGGTCCATGTGACGGTGCGCAGCGGCCGGGTCTCCGCCGCGTTGCAGGCCGCCGACGCCCATCTGGGCGGCGACTGGCTGCCCGCGGCAGGGACGCCCGCGACCACCCAGGTCCTGCCGGGCATCCCGAAGGACGCCACGTCCGCCCGCCTGGTGGCCTTCGCGCCCGGCGAGGACGACGCCGACCTGAACGTGAAGTTCGTGTCCCCGACCGGCTCCATCACGCCGGCAGGCCACGAGACGCTGCACGTCAAGTCGGGCATGACGGCCGCCGTCGACCTCGGTGACATCACGCGGGGCGAGGCGGGCACGCTGATGCTGACCCCCTCGGGCTCCGAGGGCCGCGCGGTGCCCGTGGTGGCGGCGCTCAGGGTGGTGCGCGGCAAGGGCGGGGACCAGGAGTCGGCGTTCATCCCGGCCACGGCCCCGGTCGGCGAGCGGGCGACGGCCGTCGACAACCACGCCAAGGGCACCACGCTCTCCCTCACCGCGCCCCACGGCGCCGTACAGGTCCGCGTCACCTCGTCCGCGGGCAGCGGCGGCGGCTCACCGGCCTCCAAGACGTACACGGTCAAGGCCGGTACCACCCTCGCCGTCCAGCCCTCCGCCCCAGGGGGCCTCAAGGGCACCTACGCCCTCACCGTGGAACCGGTCTCGGGCGGCCCGCTCTACGCCTCCCGCACCCTGGAACTCCCCTACGACGGCATCCCCATGTTCACCGTCCAGCCCCTCCCCGACGACCACGGCATGGTCGAGGTCCCGAAGGCGGGGGAGGACCTGTCGATCCTGCAGCGGTAG
- a CDS encoding L-lactate permease: protein MFTQQLEPVAASLGLSALVACVPLVVVLVLLGVVRMKAHYAGLLGLLSAVLVAWLAYDMPLGQTVSSGFEGAVFGLLPIMWIVVNALWVYRMTLRTQHFDILRRSFGRLSDDPRIQALVIAFCFGALLEALAGFGAPVAICSVMLVALGFDPVRAAVVSLVANTAPVAFGAMATPVVTLAQVGGLPLDSVASVVGRQTPLLALVVPLVLVGLVDGRRGLRETWMPALVCGVAFAVVQFAASNYVSPQLADIGASLAGAGALVALPRSRRPAPESVRAAVLTGARSEDMDQVDPRPEVLRAYAPYVLIVAIFSIAQIPPVKALFDKATQAVDWPFLNVAGPDGKPVSANILSLPLVSTGGTLVLVAGVLTAIVLGVRAGAAVREWGATIHELRFAILTVTSVLALAYVMNLSGQAGTIGHFVAAAGAGLAFLSPVLGWFGVAVSGSDTSANALFGALQVSAAQQSGLSPELLAAANSSGGVLGKMISPQNLTIAAAAVGLRGREGDLLRRVLPWSLLLLLVMCVIVVLQSTAVLGWMLP from the coding sequence GTGTTCACCCAACAGCTGGAACCCGTCGCCGCCTCTCTAGGCCTGTCAGCGCTCGTCGCCTGCGTCCCACTCGTCGTCGTCCTGGTCCTGCTCGGCGTCGTCCGGATGAAGGCGCACTACGCGGGCCTCCTGGGCCTGCTCTCCGCGGTGCTCGTCGCGTGGCTGGCCTACGACATGCCACTCGGGCAGACGGTGTCCAGCGGCTTCGAGGGGGCCGTCTTCGGGCTGCTGCCCATCATGTGGATCGTCGTCAACGCCCTGTGGGTGTACCGGATGACGTTGCGCACCCAGCACTTCGACATCCTGCGCCGCTCCTTCGGGCGGCTCTCCGACGACCCGAGAATCCAGGCGCTCGTCATCGCCTTCTGCTTCGGCGCGCTCCTGGAGGCGCTGGCCGGTTTCGGGGCACCCGTCGCGATCTGCTCGGTCATGCTGGTGGCGCTGGGCTTCGACCCGGTGCGCGCCGCGGTCGTGTCGCTGGTCGCGAACACCGCCCCCGTCGCGTTCGGCGCCATGGCCACCCCCGTCGTGACGCTGGCTCAGGTCGGCGGGCTGCCGCTGGACTCGGTCGCCTCGGTGGTCGGGCGGCAGACGCCACTGCTGGCCCTCGTGGTGCCGCTGGTGCTGGTCGGGCTCGTCGACGGCCGGCGCGGGCTGCGCGAGACCTGGATGCCCGCGCTGGTGTGCGGCGTGGCGTTCGCGGTGGTGCAGTTCGCGGCCTCCAACTACGTCTCTCCGCAACTCGCCGACATCGGCGCCTCGTTGGCCGGCGCGGGCGCGCTGGTGGCGCTGCCGCGGTCCCGCAGGCCCGCACCCGAGTCCGTGCGCGCCGCCGTCCTGACGGGTGCGCGCAGCGAGGACATGGACCAGGTGGACCCGCGGCCCGAGGTGCTGCGCGCCTATGCGCCGTACGTGCTCATCGTCGCCATCTTCTCGATCGCCCAGATACCGCCCGTCAAGGCGCTCTTCGACAAGGCGACCCAGGCGGTCGACTGGCCCTTCCTGAACGTCGCCGGCCCCGACGGCAAGCCCGTCAGCGCCAACATCCTCAGCCTGCCCCTGGTGTCCACCGGGGGCACGCTCGTCCTGGTGGCCGGAGTCCTGACCGCGATCGTCCTGGGGGTCCGCGCGGGCGCGGCGGTACGCGAGTGGGGGGCGACCATCCACGAGTTGCGGTTCGCGATCCTCACCGTCACCTCGGTGCTGGCGCTCGCCTACGTCATGAACCTCTCCGGGCAGGCGGGGACCATCGGGCACTTCGTGGCCGCGGCGGGCGCGGGCCTCGCATTCCTCTCGCCGGTCCTCGGCTGGTTCGGCGTCGCGGTCTCCGGCTCGGACACGTCCGCCAACGCCCTGTTCGGCGCGCTCCAGGTGAGCGCGGCACAGCAGTCCGGCCTCTCCCCGGAACTCCTGGCCGCGGCCAACAGCTCCGGCGGCGTGCTGGGCAAGATGATCTCGCCCCAGAACCTCACCATCGCCGCCGCGGCGGTCGGCCTCCGGGGCCGCGAGGGCGACCTGCTGCGCAGGGTGCTCCCCTGGAGCCTCCTCCTGCTGCTGGTCATGTGCGTGATCGTGGTGCTCCAGAGCACGGCGGTACTGGGCTGGATGCTGCCCTAG
- a CDS encoding phosphomannomutase/phosphoglucomutase yields MSTDLSQIVKAYDVRGVVPDQWDERLAELFGAAFQRVTGASAMVVGHDMRPSSPGLSRAFARGAAARGADVTEIGLCSTDQLYYASGALDLPGAMFTASHNPARYNGIKMCRAGAAPVGQDTGLADIRALVEEWLDGSAPAPVEKPGTITQRDTLRDYAEHLRSLVDLTSIRPLKAVVDAGNGMGGHTVPTVLGGLPIDLVPMYFELDGTFPNHEANPLDPANIVDLQERVRAEGADIGIAFDGDADRCFVVDEHGDPVSPSAVTALVASRELAKNGGSGTVIHNLITSWSVPEVVRENGGTPVRTRVGHSFIKQEMASTGAIFGGEHSAHYYFRDFWNADTGMLAALHVLAALGGQDGPLSALVAQYDRYAASGEINSTVDDQAGRLAALKAAFQDREDVTLDELDGLTFTAEDWWFNVRASNTEPLLRLNAEARDETTMSKIRDEVLAILRG; encoded by the coding sequence GTGAGCACTGATCTGTCGCAGATCGTGAAGGCGTACGACGTACGCGGAGTGGTCCCGGACCAGTGGGACGAGCGGCTCGCCGAGCTCTTCGGAGCCGCCTTCCAGCGGGTGACGGGGGCCTCGGCGATGGTGGTAGGGCATGACATGCGGCCCTCCTCGCCCGGCCTGTCACGGGCGTTCGCGCGAGGCGCCGCGGCCCGGGGCGCCGATGTCACGGAGATAGGGCTGTGCTCCACGGACCAGCTTTACTATGCCTCCGGCGCGCTGGACCTCCCGGGCGCCATGTTCACCGCGTCGCACAACCCCGCGCGGTACAACGGCATCAAGATGTGCCGCGCAGGTGCCGCCCCGGTCGGCCAGGACACCGGCCTCGCGGACATCCGCGCCCTCGTCGAGGAGTGGCTGGACGGCTCCGCCCCCGCCCCGGTCGAGAAGCCCGGCACCATCACCCAGCGTGACACCCTGCGGGACTACGCCGAGCACCTCCGCTCGCTGGTCGACCTCACCTCGATCCGCCCCCTGAAGGCGGTCGTCGACGCGGGCAACGGCATGGGCGGCCACACCGTGCCGACGGTCCTGGGCGGCCTGCCCATCGACCTCGTCCCGATGTACTTCGAGCTGGACGGCACCTTCCCGAACCACGAGGCGAACCCGCTCGACCCGGCCAACATCGTGGACCTCCAGGAGCGGGTGCGGGCCGAGGGCGCAGACATCGGCATCGCCTTCGACGGCGACGCGGACCGCTGCTTCGTCGTCGACGAGCACGGCGACCCCGTCTCCCCGTCCGCCGTCACCGCCCTCGTCGCCTCGCGCGAACTGGCCAAGAACGGCGGCAGCGGCACCGTCATCCACAACCTGATCACCTCCTGGTCGGTGCCCGAGGTGGTCCGGGAGAACGGCGGCACACCCGTCCGCACGCGCGTCGGCCACTCCTTCATCAAGCAGGAGATGGCCAGTACGGGCGCCATCTTCGGCGGGGAGCACTCCGCCCACTACTACTTCCGCGACTTCTGGAACGCGGACACCGGCATGCTGGCGGCCCTGCACGTCCTCGCGGCGCTCGGCGGCCAGGACGGCCCCCTGTCGGCCCTGGTCGCCCAGTACGACCGCTACGCCGCCTCAGGCGAGATCAACTCCACCGTCGACGACCAGGCGGGCCGCCTCGCCGCGCTCAAGGCCGCCTTCCAGGACCGCGAGGACGTCACCCTCGACGAACTCGACGGCCTCACGTTCACCGCGGAGGACTGGTGGTTCAACGTCCGCGCCTCCAACACGGAGCCGCTGCTGCGCCTCAACGCGGAGGCCCGTGACGAGACCACGATGAGCAAGATCCGCGACGAGGTCCTGGCCATCCTCAGGGGGTGA
- a CDS encoding SIS domain-containing protein yields MLDESLLDAPEDLARADRRGLLRGAAEAGARVRTALRHATESGIAELQPDGRPRALMIAGPGTAAAGVADLLGMLVGAGCPVTRLGPTGVAPVAGALRWALPGWAGPVDLLLVATPDGSEPGLELLVEQAYRRGSTVVAVCPDGSPLAEAVEGVHGLAVPMAIAPYEQDEPDAASAPGALWALLTPLLMLLDRTGLLAAPPETLQKVADRLDRVAERCGPAIETYSNPAKTLAAELADALPLIWTEGPSAGPAGRRFAAALAELAGRPALAAELPEALPAHGALLVGALAAGADPDDFFRDRVEEPQAMHARVVLLRDRPTDNLSAAPAARELALGHDTAISELEPEDGGELETMAELIAITDFAAVYLGLATRPS; encoded by the coding sequence ATGCTGGACGAATCGCTGCTCGACGCGCCCGAGGACCTGGCCAGGGCCGACCGCCGCGGCCTGCTCCGCGGCGCCGCCGAAGCCGGCGCCCGCGTCCGCACCGCCCTGCGCCACGCCACGGAGTCCGGCATCGCCGAGCTGCAACCCGACGGCCGCCCCCGCGCCCTGATGATCGCCGGCCCGGGCACGGCCGCCGCGGGCGTCGCCGACCTGCTCGGCATGCTGGTCGGCGCCGGCTGCCCCGTCACCCGCCTCGGCCCCACCGGCGTCGCCCCGGTCGCGGGCGCCCTGCGCTGGGCGCTCCCCGGCTGGGCCGGCCCCGTCGACCTGCTCCTCGTCGCCACCCCTGACGGCTCCGAGCCCGGCCTCGAACTCCTCGTCGAGCAGGCCTACCGCCGGGGCTCCACGGTCGTCGCGGTCTGCCCGGACGGCTCTCCGCTCGCCGAGGCGGTCGAGGGCGTCCACGGCCTCGCCGTGCCGATGGCCATCGCCCCGTACGAGCAGGACGAGCCCGACGCGGCGTCCGCGCCGGGCGCGCTGTGGGCGCTGCTCACGCCGCTGCTGATGCTGCTCGACCGCACCGGCCTGCTGGCGGCGCCGCCGGAGACCCTCCAGAAGGTCGCGGACCGGCTCGACCGCGTCGCCGAGCGGTGCGGCCCGGCCATCGAGACGTACAGCAACCCGGCCAAGACGCTCGCCGCCGAGCTCGCCGACGCGCTCCCGCTGATCTGGACGGAGGGCCCGTCGGCGGGGCCGGCGGGCCGCAGGTTCGCCGCCGCGCTCGCGGAGCTCGCGGGCCGGCCCGCGCTCGCCGCCGAACTGCCCGAGGCCCTTCCCGCGCACGGCGCGCTGCTCGTGGGCGCGCTGGCGGCCGGCGCCGACCCGGACGACTTCTTCCGTGACCGGGTGGAGGAGCCGCAGGCGATGCACGCGCGCGTGGTGCTGCTCCGGGACCGCCCCACGGACAACCTCAGCGCCGCCCCCGCCGCGCGCGAGCTGGCCCTCGGCCATGACACCGCGATCAGCGAGCTCGAACCGGAGGACGGCGGCGAGCTGGAGACGATGGCCGAGCTGATCGCCATCACCGACTTCGCGGCCGTCTACCTGGGCCTGGCCACCAGGCCGAGCTGA
- a CDS encoding glycosyltransferase has product MSVHSHPATQYADAATGFGGVGQSMSDPAGQPLSDPATPPEFPRHVVTAVLVAHDGARWLPDALAGLLGQNRPVQNVMAADTGSADDSARLVTEAIGPDRVLHLARRTGFGAAVEEAARTSGVLTPDDLPYLKRPSGWDPVTRTWRDEAYDMPDLPYGEPEHWLWLLHDDCAPEPEALAELLRVVEQEREAGNDVAIVGPKLRGWYDRRQLLEVGVTIANSGRRWTGLDRREQDQGQHDQVRPVLSVSTACMLIRRDVFDALGGFDRRLPLMRDDVDLCWRAHTAGHRVLIAPDAIVRHAEAASRERRTVDCVGRTSTSPHKVDKAGAAYTLLANTRTAVLPWVLLRLVLGTVMRTLAYLVGKVPLQAIDEISGLLATLLRPERILAARHRRGAPAVGKDELRPLFPPPGATVRLTVEQAAANLVGRSDPETPGAGRHGGAVESGPGGDDADFLEIEQFARLKRIARKPGPVLFAVLLLISLVACRALLGGGALAGGALLPAPSGSFELLGRYLDAWHPVGAGGTDSAPPYLAIVALLATVLFGSTGLAVTVLLVCSVPLAGFTAYFASRPLVESRLLRAWASIAYAFLPAATGALAGGRIGTAVLAILLPLLARAAIASAGLASGAAPGARGSWRATWAYTLLLTVATAFTPIVWPLALVLGLGLLALRRADLTAHGLRFLVTLGTPLLILAPWSLSLLPFGFFREAGLPYGKGAASALDLLGTSPGGPGTLTGLLMIGIPLAALAALLRGERQTAVYVAWTVALTGLLFAALSNASTWAGPATLVYGLALLGAAAVGAEGARERVTELSFGWRQPVAALIALAAVLGPLASAFSWMAGGADGPLERRDPVQVPAFVAEESATQDQARTLVLDGDSPAKVSYSLVRGSGARLGDAELAASGGGNARLDTVVANLIAGSGADQAQQLGGFAVRYVLVQDGAARQMGRVLDATPGLTRLSQQDGTALWRLDRQVARVVVEPPSGAASAEPASVAAGPVDVHTTIPSGAGGRVLRLADTADEGWTATLDGQPLARTTVDGWAQGFKLPASGGRLDVTFDDPVGHTVWLGIQGFLALVLVVLALPGRRRDIDDDLPEETLVPAEPVEGEGRRARRLRAQAESAEGAAAGADGTAADPMAVPAQGPPGTDPADPTGVPQQSDDTGQPGVPDPDVVAAMADGEATAPGDQDRTAGQIPQQGAYAEWDTGSQQPYQAPGYGGYGEEQYAQGQYGAGQYQGDAYQQGEFTDQGAYQSGAYAQDAYGQQYQPGDHASGEYPAEGYQDAGYGQAGQEPGQYGAGGRYDAFGNYVGPYEQSGGPDQPGYDPAYGQGYDPAYGQVPPPPARPPHGNDSDRPDGSQQ; this is encoded by the coding sequence ATGTCCGTGCACAGCCATCCGGCCACGCAGTATGCAGACGCCGCCACAGGGTTCGGCGGGGTGGGACAGTCGATGTCCGACCCGGCCGGACAGCCCCTGTCCGACCCGGCGACGCCACCGGAGTTCCCCCGGCATGTCGTCACCGCCGTGCTCGTCGCGCACGACGGCGCCCGCTGGCTCCCCGACGCCCTCGCCGGCCTGCTCGGCCAGAACCGCCCCGTGCAGAACGTGATGGCGGCCGACACCGGCAGCGCCGACGACTCGGCGCGCCTGGTCACCGAGGCCATCGGCCCCGACCGCGTGCTGCACCTCGCGCGGCGCACCGGATTCGGCGCCGCCGTCGAGGAGGCCGCCCGTACCTCCGGCGTGCTCACCCCCGACGACCTGCCGTACCTCAAGCGCCCCAGCGGCTGGGACCCGGTCACCCGCACCTGGCGGGACGAGGCGTACGACATGCCGGACCTGCCGTACGGCGAGCCCGAGCACTGGCTCTGGCTGCTGCACGACGACTGCGCGCCCGAGCCGGAAGCCCTGGCCGAGCTGCTGCGCGTCGTCGAGCAGGAGCGCGAGGCGGGCAACGACGTCGCGATCGTCGGCCCCAAGCTGCGCGGCTGGTACGACCGCCGCCAGCTCCTGGAGGTCGGCGTCACCATCGCCAACAGCGGCCGCCGCTGGACCGGCCTCGACCGCCGCGAGCAGGACCAGGGCCAGCACGACCAGGTGCGGCCCGTGCTCTCGGTGTCCACCGCCTGCATGCTGATCCGCCGCGACGTCTTCGACGCGCTCGGCGGCTTCGACCGCCGGCTGCCCCTGATGCGTGACGACGTCGACCTGTGCTGGCGCGCCCACACCGCCGGGCACCGCGTCCTGATCGCCCCCGACGCGATCGTGCGCCACGCGGAGGCGGCCTCCCGGGAGCGCCGCACCGTCGACTGCGTCGGCCGTACGTCGACCTCCCCGCACAAGGTCGACAAGGCCGGCGCGGCCTACACCCTGCTCGCCAACACCCGCACGGCCGTGCTCCCCTGGGTGCTGCTGCGGCTGGTGCTGGGCACCGTCATGCGCACCCTCGCCTACCTCGTCGGCAAGGTGCCCCTCCAGGCCATCGACGAGATCTCCGGCCTGCTCGCGACGCTGCTGCGGCCCGAGCGGATCCTCGCCGCCCGCCACCGGCGCGGCGCGCCGGCCGTCGGGAAGGACGAGCTGCGCCCGCTGTTCCCGCCGCCCGGCGCCACCGTGCGGCTCACCGTCGAGCAGGCCGCCGCCAATCTGGTGGGCCGCTCCGACCCCGAGACGCCCGGCGCCGGCCGGCACGGCGGAGCCGTCGAGTCGGGACCCGGCGGCGACGACGCGGACTTCCTGGAGATCGAGCAGTTCGCCCGCCTCAAGCGCATCGCCCGCAAGCCGGGGCCCGTGCTCTTCGCGGTGCTGCTGCTCATCTCCCTCGTCGCCTGCCGCGCCCTGCTCGGCGGCGGCGCCCTCGCCGGCGGTGCTCTGCTGCCCGCCCCCAGCGGCTCGTTCGAACTGCTCGGGCGGTACCTGGACGCCTGGCATCCGGTCGGCGCAGGCGGCACCGACTCCGCGCCCCCTTATCTGGCGATCGTCGCGCTGCTGGCCACCGTGCTGTTCGGCTCGACGGGCCTCGCGGTCACCGTGCTGCTGGTCTGCTCGGTGCCGCTGGCCGGCTTCACCGCCTACTTCGCCTCCCGGCCGCTGGTCGAGTCCCGGCTGCTGCGCGCCTGGGCGAGCATCGCCTACGCCTTCCTGCCCGCGGCCACCGGCGCGCTCGCGGGCGGCCGGATCGGCACGGCGGTGCTCGCCATCCTGCTGCCCCTCCTCGCGCGCGCGGCGATCGCGTCCGCCGGCCTCGCGTCCGGCGCCGCCCCCGGCGCGCGCGGCAGCTGGCGCGCCACCTGGGCCTACACCCTGCTGCTCACGGTGGCCACGGCCTTCACCCCCATCGTCTGGCCCCTCGCGCTGGTCCTCGGCCTCGGCCTGCTCGCGCTCCGCCGAGCCGACCTCACCGCCCACGGGCTGCGCTTCCTGGTCACGCTCGGCACCCCCCTGCTGATCCTGGCGCCCTGGTCGCTGTCGCTGCTGCCCTTCGGCTTCTTCCGCGAGGCCGGCCTGCCGTACGGAAAGGGCGCCGCCTCCGCGCTCGACCTGCTGGGCACCTCGCCCGGCGGCCCCGGCACCCTCACGGGCCTGCTGATGATCGGGATCCCGCTGGCCGCGCTCGCCGCCCTGCTGCGCGGCGAGCGCCAGACGGCCGTGTACGTCGCCTGGACCGTCGCCCTGACGGGCCTGCTCTTCGCGGCGCTCTCCAACGCGTCGACGTGGGCGGGCCCGGCCACCCTCGTCTACGGCCTCGCCCTGCTCGGGGCCGCGGCGGTCGGCGCCGAGGGGGCACGCGAGCGCGTGACCGAGCTCAGCTTCGGCTGGCGGCAGCCCGTCGCCGCGCTCATCGCCCTCGCCGCGGTGCTCGGGCCGCTGGCGTCCGCCTTCTCCTGGATGGCCGGCGGCGCGGACGGCCCGCTGGAGCGGCGCGACCCGGTGCAGGTGCCCGCGTTCGTCGCCGAGGAGAGCGCCACCCAGGACCAGGCCCGCACGCTCGTCCTCGACGGCGACTCGCCCGCCAAGGTCTCGTACAGCCTCGTACGCGGCTCGGGCGCCCGGCTCGGTGACGCCGAGCTGGCCGCGTCGGGCGGCGGCAACGCCCGCCTGGACACGGTGGTGGCCAACCTGATCGCGGGCTCCGGTGCCGACCAGGCCCAGCAGCTCGGCGGCTTCGCGGTGCGCTACGTGCTGGTGCAGGACGGCGCGGCCCGGCAGATGGGCCGCGTCCTGGACGCCACCCCGGGCCTCACCCGGCTCAGCCAGCAGGACGGCACCGCCCTGTGGCGCCTCGACCGCCAGGTGGCCCGCGTGGTCGTCGAGCCGCCGTCCGGCGCCGCTTCCGCCGAGCCCGCCTCCGTCGCCGCCGGCCCCGTGGACGTGCACACCACCATCCCGTCCGGCGCCGGCGGACGGGTCCTGCGGCTCGCGGACACCGCCGACGAGGGCTGGACGGCCACGCTCGACGGTCAGCCGCTGGCCAGGACCACCGTGGACGGCTGGGCCCAGGGCTTCAAGCTGCCCGCGTCCGGCGGCCGTCTCGACGTCACCTTCGACGACCCCGTCGGCCACACCGTGTGGCTGGGCATCCAGGGCTTCCTCGCCCTCGTCCTGGTGGTGCTCGCGCTGCCGGGCCGCCGCCGCGACATCGACGACGACCTGCCGGAGGAGACGCTGGTCCCGGCCGAGCCCGTGGAAGGCGAGGGCCGCAGGGCGCGCAGGCTGCGGGCCCAGGCGGAATCCGCCGAGGGCGCGGCGGCCGGGGCGGACGGCACAGCCGCCGACCCCATGGCGGTGCCCGCCCAGGGCCCGCCCGGCACCGACCCCGCCGACCCCACGGGCGTGCCCCAGCAGTCGGACGACACGGGACAGCCCGGCGTCCCGGACCCCGACGTGGTCGCCGCCATGGCGGACGGCGAGGCGACGGCGCCCGGCGACCAGGACCGGACGGCCGGCCAGATCCCCCAGCAGGGGGCGTACGCCGAGTGGGACACGGGCAGCCAGCAGCCCTACCAGGCCCCCGGCTACGGCGGGTACGGCGAGGAGCAGTACGCCCAGGGCCAGTACGGGGCCGGCCAGTACCAGGGCGACGCCTACCAGCAGGGCGAGTTCACGGACCAGGGCGCCTACCAGAGCGGTGCCTACGCCCAGGACGCCTACGGGCAGCAGTACCAGCCCGGCGACCACGCCTCGGGCGAGTACCCGGCCGAGGGCTACCAGGACGCCGGTTACGGGCAGGCCGGTCAGGAGCCGGGGCAGTACGGCGCGGGCGGCCGGTACGACGCGTTCGGCAACTACGTGGGCCCGTACGAGCAGTCCGGCGGCCCGGACCAGCCGGGCTACGACCCGGCGTACGGCCAGGGCTACGACCCCGCCTACGGCCAGGTGCCCCCGCCCCCCGCCCGGCCGCCCCACGGCAACGACAGCGACCGCCCCGACGGGAGCCAGCAGTGA
- a CDS encoding metallopeptidase family protein codes for MDKPLPPPTTGPGPRRRDRHGRGMRGPVAPPQVPLSASRAEVFADLVQDSVERLERRWPQLSEIDFLVLEVPQPESAADGGGWGDDTVPLGGTVSATGGRPARVVIYRRPVEIRTKSRDERAMLVHEVVVEQVAELLGLTPETVDPGYGEE; via the coding sequence ATGGACAAGCCACTACCGCCCCCCACCACGGGCCCCGGACCGCGGCGCCGTGACCGTCATGGACGGGGCATGCGCGGGCCCGTGGCACCGCCGCAGGTTCCGCTCTCCGCGAGCCGCGCGGAGGTCTTCGCCGACCTGGTGCAGGACTCCGTGGAGCGGCTGGAGCGGCGCTGGCCGCAGCTCTCCGAGATCGACTTCCTGGTGCTCGAGGTGCCCCAGCCGGAGAGCGCGGCGGACGGCGGCGGATGGGGCGACGACACGGTTCCCCTGGGCGGAACCGTCTCCGCGACCGGCGGGCGGCCCGCCCGCGTCGTGATCTACCGGCGGCCGGTGGAGATCCGCACCAAGAGCCGCGACGAACGGGCCATGCTGGTCCACGAGGTCGTGGTGGAGCAGGTGGCCGAGCTGCTGGGTCTGACCCCGGAGACGGTGGATCCGGGGTACGGGGAGGAATAG